Proteins co-encoded in one Prunus persica cultivar Lovell chromosome G6, Prunus_persica_NCBIv2, whole genome shotgun sequence genomic window:
- the LOC18772275 gene encoding heavy metal-associated isoprenylated plant protein 6, which produces MGEKKEGAKNEGEKKPAAADAGAKKDDGSLTVVLKTDMHCEGCAKKIKRAVKNFQGVEQVKTECAANKVTVTGKVDPAGLREKLEQKIKKKVDLISPQPKKDGGGDKKPAAAEEKAEKKPEEKKPAEKKTEEKKPKEAPKESTVVMKMRLHCEGCMQKMKSKISKFKGVNTVSFDAPKDIVTVKGFMDAQELVPYLREKFRRSVEVVPPKKDDGAAAKPKDAAAGGEKKEKDGGGEKKDKEAAAGGGEKKEVVAAAPGGGAPKVEVNKMEYSGYPYPPPSYYWYDEGHVYNHNKFVMEAQAHQAHVSQGSSSHGYAVPTEHYPAPQMFSDENPNGCSVM; this is translated from the exons ATGGGTGAG AAAAAGGAAGGCGCAAAGAATGAGGGCGAGAAGAAGCCCGCCGCAGCCGACGCCGGAGCCAAGAAGGACGACGGCTCGCTCACAGTCGTTTTGAAGACCGACATGCATTGCGAGGGGTgcgccaagaaaatcaaacgAGCTGTTAAGAATTTCCAAG GCGTTGAACAAGTGAAGACGGAGTGTGCAGCCAACAAAGTGACTGTGACCGGGAAAGTGGACCCCGCCGGGCTGAGAGAGAAACTGGAACAGAAGATCAAGAAGAAGGTAGATCTCATTTCTCCTCAGCCCAAAAAAGATGGCGGTGGAGATAAAAAGCCAGCTGCTGCAGAGGAAAAGGCTGAGAAGAAGCCAGAAGAGAAAAAGCCGGCTGAGAAGAagacagaagagaaaaagcCCAAAGAGGCACCCAAAGAG AGCACTGTGGTCATGAAGATGAGATTGCATTGCGAGGGGTGCATGCAGAAGATGAAGAGTAAAATCTCCAAGTTCAAAG GGGTCAATACGGTGAGTTTTGACGCACCCAAAGACATTGTAACGGTCAAGGGCTTCATGGACGCTCAAGAACTCGTCCCCTACCTCAGAGAGAAGTTCAGGAGGTCCGTCGAAGTGGTCCCACCCAAGAAAGATGACGGTGCCGCCGCCAAGCCAAAAGACGCCGCAGCCGGAGgtgagaagaaggagaaagacGGCGGCGGTGAGAAGAAAGATAAAGAAGCTGCCGCCGGTGGAGGCGAGAAGAAAGAAGTTGTCGCCGCAGCACCCGGCGGCGGAGCCCCCAAGGTAGAAGTGAACAAGATGGAGTATTCTGGGTACCCTTACCCTCCTCCCAGTTACTATTGGTACGACGAAGGACACGTATACAACCACAACAAGTTCGTCATGGAGGCCCAAGCGCACCAGGCGCATGTTAGCCAAGGCTCTTCGAGCCATGGCTACGCTGTGCCGACGGAACACTACCCTGCTCCCCAAATGTTCAGCGACGAGAATCCAAATGGTTGTTCGGTGATGTAG
- the LOC18774893 gene encoding filament-like plant protein 7, which translates to MDHKPWLWRKKSTEKPNVGAAAAAEDKVNVLGKGNEDEIEAIRAEKAELENNLKTLSDKLASALSECNSKDELVKKHAKMAQEAVQGWEKVEADAGFLKQELDKALQIRAAREERIAQLDAALKECMQQLRFVREEQEQRVHDAMMKTSREFEKSQMVLEEKLAETTKRLSKIGAENTHLSNALSVKENLIGDLRKQLTQVEADFNALTSRLESTEKDNASLKYEVRVLEKELEIRNEEREFNRRTADASHKQNLEGAKKIAKLESECQRLRLLVRKRLPGPAALAKMKTEVEMLGRDSVDMRRRKLNPNGLMYDSTVDNFPETPSKRVNILTDQLYAMEEENQTLKEALNKKMNELQFSRNMYARIASKLSQVETPLEESSRGQTTMEPMRSSLMSREVSVASMSDIGSDDKVSCADSWASALITELEHFRNEKQKGSLTSKTVGASDINLMDDFVEMEKLAVVSADKLSVGSPVSSANAFVGTLETEYSSALVGSEMVPVSDSESGFNMSNRETRFKNIPDGKAPNWIQDMVKLVLEHNRGAGRNPEQILEDIRLALASTENQKPGELVNARTNGNHFDASNPSSVKSCISWKGSDRSLVTDSPSGVSDVDISSPKRSNQQFQPDLSKSLCKIIELIEGISVPSPDYNPENGTRKDGNLSTYKNSEYTGYMVRVFQWKTSELGDLLQQFVHACYDLLNGKAGLDKFAQELTTALDWILNHCFSLQDVSSMKDAIKKQFDWDDTRSESEAEAGVVGHFLDTDKLRVRREQLSCVPTSTSSNGHSIQIEGLQANLVNENRKLKDELVNVESAKRELEGRFQSACDKSEYLMNQLKESEKAIASLRTELQSLRDSKGIIEDQIKNHKVMNEDLDTQLTVARVELSEARQKFSSLEVELENKYNCCEELEATCLELQLQLESVKKKSPNSDPNPDERQAQNDWEITAASEKLAECQETILNLGKQLKAMAAPRKQPFLTSHH; encoded by the exons GGTAGAAGCAGATGCGGGGTTTCTAAAGCAAGAACTGGATAAAGCTTTACAAATCAGAGCAGCTCGTGAAGAAAGAATAGCTCAATTGGATGCAGCCCTCAAGGAATGTATGCAGCAGCTACGATTTGTTCGAGAAGAACAGGAGCAAAGGGTTCATGATGCTATGATGAAGACATCAAGAGAATTTGAGAAATCCCAGATGGTGTTAGAGGAGAAATTAGCAGAGACCACTAAAAGGCTTTCTAAAATAGGTGCTGAAAACACCCATCTTAGTAATGCTCTTTCAGTGAAGGAAAACTTGATAGGAGATTTAAGAAAACAATTGACTCAGGTGGAAGCTGATTTCAATGCACTCACGAGTAGATTAGAATCCACTGAGAAAGATAATGCATCTTTGAAATATGAGGTTCGAGTGCTTGAGAAAGAGCTTGAGATCCGgaatgaggagagagaattcAACCGTCGAACTGCTGATGCATCACACAAGCAAAACCTGGAGGGTGCAAAGAAAATTGCTAAGTTAGAATCAGAATGTCAGAGGTTGCGTCTCCTGGTCCGGAAGCGGTTGCCAGGTCCTGCTGCCTtggcaaaaatgaaaactgaaGTTGAAATGCTAGGACGGGATTCTGTTGACATGAGGAGGAGAAAGTTGAATCCAAATGGTTTAATGTATGACTCTACTGTTGATAACTTTCCTGAGACTCCCAGCAAAAGGGTTAACATTCTGACTGACCAGTTATATGCtatggaagaagaaaaccagACTCTCAAGGAAGCACTCAATAAAAAGATGAATGAACTCCAGTTCTCTAGAAACATGTATGCTCGTATAGCTTCAAAATTATCACAAGTTGAAACACCGCTTGAAGAATCATCAAGAGGCCAGACAACCATGGAGCCAATGAGGAGTAGTCTTATGTCTCGTGAAGTCTCTGTAGCATCTATGTCTGATATTGGCAGCGATGATAAGGTTAGTTGTGCTGATTCATGGGCTTCTGCCTTGATTACGGAACTGGAGCACtttagaaatgaaaaacaaaagggatcACTAACAAGCAAAACTGTCGGAGCTTCTGACATAAATCTGATGGATGACTTTGTTGAAATGGAAAAGCTAGCAGTGGTTTCTGCTGATAAACTAAGTGTAGGTTCTCCTGTTTCTTCAGCTAACGCATTTGTTGGCACCTTGGAAACTGAGTATTCCTCAGCACTTGTGGGTAGCGAGATGGTTCCTGTTTCTGACAGTGAGTCAGGCTTCAATATGTCAAACAGGGAGACcagatttaaaaatattccTGATGGTAAAGCTCCCAATTGGATTCAGGATATGGTGAAACTGGTGTTGGAGCACAACCGTGGTGCAGGAAGAAATCCTGAACAGATACTTGAGGATATAAGATTAGCTCTGGCATCCACAGAAAATCAAAAGCCTGGTGAGTTGGTTAATGCAAGGACAAATGGAAACCATTTTGATGCATCCAATCCTTCCTCTGTTAAAAGCTGCATCTCATGGAAAGGTTCAGATAGATCTCTAGTAACTGATTCACCCAGTGGAGTAAGTGATGTGGACATCTCAAGCCCAAAGAGGAGTAATCAGCAGTTCCAGCCAGATCTGAGTAAATcattatgtaaaataattgaGCTTATTGAGGGAATCAGTGTGCCATCTCCAGATTATAACCCAGAGAATGGGACCAGGAAGGATGGGAACTTGTCCACATATAAGAATTCAGAATACACAGGCTACATGGTTCGTGTTTTCCAGTGGAAAACTTCTGAACTTGGTGATCTTCTACAACAATTTGTTCATGCTTGTTATGATCTGTTGAATGGAAAGGCTGGTCTTGACAAGTTTGCCCAAGAGCTCACTACTGCTTTGGACTGGATTTTAAACCATTGCTTTTCACTTCAAGATGTTTCAAGCATGAAAGATGCAATTAAGAAACAGTTTGATTGGGATGATACACGAAGTGAAAGCGAAGCAGAAGCTGGAGTGGTTGGTCACTTTTTAGATACAGACAAATTACGTGTTCGACGAGAACAGTTATCATGTGTGCCCACATCTACTTCTTCAAATGGCCATAGCATCCAAATAGAAGGGCTGCAGGCCAATCTGGTcaatgaaaacagaaaattaaaggATGAATTGGTGAATGTAGAATCTGCAAAGAGAGAGTTGGAAGGGAGATTTCAGTCAGCTTGTGATAAGAGTGAATACCTGATGAATCAGCTTAAGGAATCAGAAAAGGCTATAGCCAGTTTGAGAACAGAGTTACAAAGTTTAAGAGACTCAAAAGGAATCATTGAGgaccaaattaaaaatcacAAGGTGATGAATGAAGATCTTGACACTCAGCTTACAGTGGCCAGAGTTGAATTAAGTGAAGCTCGCCAAAAGTTTTCATCCCTTGAAGTTGAACTGGAGAATAAATACAACTGCTGCGAAGAATTGGAGGCTACATGCCTGGAACTACAGCTTCAGCTTGAAAG tgtgaagaagaaaagcccAAATTCCGATCCTAATCCAGACGAAAGGCAAGCCCAAAAT GATTGGGAGATAACAGCTGCTTCAGAAAAATTGGCCGAATGCCAAGAGACAATACTTAACCTCGGGAAGCAGTTGAAGGCAATGGCTGCACCAAGGAAGCAGCCCTTTTTGACAAGTCATCACTAA
- the LOC18773160 gene encoding uncharacterized protein LOC18773160 produces the protein MKVGSELVYGGPRATALPSVLLRHSRAGPRCSYSSATPDHVSFIKEVAATQPPQHLSQLLTMLKTKGESIISPGAKEGLIPLAIPLAKNSSGAVTALLRWPTAPSGMDMPVVEVRKHGVWLLAKNVDQLIHRILVEEDAKNSGESNDELFRASADVGEKLYKKGDFAKSQISKLDIYLLRKVGLFPDVLERKVKWHFEEGDHVSALVTGEFYTKKEHFPGFARPYVFNAEVLLKVGRTVEAKDAARGALKSPWWTLGCSYQEVADIAQWEDEQIEYIKEKVTDEGRQADLKKGKAPAQVALDEAAFLLDLASIEGTWDDHVEQVADRYREAGLTDFARFVQYRD, from the exons ATGAAAGTTGGCAGCGAATTGGTGTACGGAGGACCTCGAGCCACCGCTCTGCCCTCTGTTCTTCTTCGGCACAGTAGAGCTGGACCACGCTGCTCTTACTCCTCTGCCACTCCTG ACCATGTGTCTTTCATTAAGGAGGTGGCAGCAACTCAGCCTCCACAGCATTTGAGCCAGTTGCTGACAATGCTCAAGACAAAAG GTGAATCTATTATTTCTCCAGGAGCCAAGGAAGGGCTAATCCCCCTTGCCATACCACTAGCAAAAAATAGCTCAG GTGCTGTAACTGCACTTCTTCGGTGGCCTACAGCTCCTTCAGG TATGGACATGCCAGTGGTTGAGGTCAGGAAACATGGGGTGTGGCTTTTAGCCAAGAAT GTGGACCAATTAATTCACAGAATCCTAGTTGAAGAAGATGCTAAAAACTCTGGAGAAAGCAATGATGAGCTATTTCGTGCTTCTGCTGATGTTGGGGAGAAACTTTATAAAAAGGGTGACTTTGCCAAGTCGCAGATTTCAAAACTAGATATTTACCTTTTAAGAAAA GTTGGTTTATTTCCAGATGTCTTGGAGCGCAAAGTGAAGTGGCATTTTGAGGAAGGGGACCAT GTATCGGCTTTGGTGACGGGAGAATTCTATACAAAGAAGGAGCATTTTCCTGGATTTGCACGGCCTTATGTATTCAATGCTGAGGTTTTGCTGAA GGTTGGGCGTACTGTTGAAGCAAAAGATGCTGCTAGGGGAGCTCTTAAATCACCATGGTGGACTCTGGGTTGCAGCTACCAG GAAGTTGCTGATATAGCACAATGGGAGGACGAGCAAATTGAGTACATTAAGGAGAAGGTGACCGACGAGGGAAGGCAAGCAGATCTTAAAAAGGGAAAGGCCCCAGCTCAG GTTGCATTGGATGAAGCAGCTTTTTTGTTGGATCTAGCTTCTATTGAAGGGACTTGGGATGACCATGTGGAGCAGGTTGCTGATCGTTACAGAGAGGCTGGCCTCACTGATTTTGCACGATTTGTACAATACAGAGATTGA
- the LOC18772454 gene encoding histidine--tRNA ligase, chloroplastic/mitochondrial has translation MLSSAVSSSLLILHKPFARVIRFPIPKLPLSPNPRPLSSLSPAASALTPNAVGAGGRAGALSPAPITEDLQKIDVNPPKGTRDFPPEDMRLRNWLFYHFREVSRLFGFEEVDFPVLESEALYIRKAGEEIRDQLYCFEDRGNRRVALRPELTPSLARLVIQKGKSLSLPVKWFAVGQCWRYERMTRGRRREHYQWNMDIIGVHEVSAEAELISSIVTFFKRLGITASDVGFKVSSRKVLQEVLRHYSIPEALFGKVCIIIDKIEKIPVDDIKNELKSAGVSEEAIEQLLQVLSIKSLTKLEEILGDAGEAVADLKQLFSLAEKFGYSEWIQFDASIVRGLAYYTGIVFEGFDRGGKLRAICGGGRYDRLLSTFGGDDIPACGFGFGDAVIVELLKEKGLLPELSLQVENIVCALDPGLQGAAATVATILRGKGQSVDLVLENKPLKWVFKRAARINANRLILVGDSEWQRGMVGVKILSSGEQHEIKLDELE, from the exons ATGCTCTCCTCCGCGGTCTCTTCTTCCCTCCTTATCTTACACAAGCCCTTTGCTCGCGTTATCAGATTCCCCATCCCCaaactccctctctctccaaacCCTAGAcccctctcttctctctcaccCGCCGCTTCTGCTCTCACCCCCAATGCAGTCGGCGCCGGCGGTCGCGCCGGAGCTCTATCTCCGGCGCCGATCACCGAAGACCTCCAGAAGATCGACGTCAACCCTCCCAAGGGCACCAGGGACTTCCCCCCCGAAGATATGCGGCTCCGCAACTGGCTTTTCTACCATTTCAGAGAGGTCTCGCGGTTGTTTGGCTTCGAAGAGGTCGACTTTCCAGTTCTCGAGTCCGAGGCTCTGTATATTAGAAAAGCAGGAGAGGAAATTCGAGACCAG CTATATTGCTTCGAAGACCGGGGTAATCGTCGAGTTGCATTGAGGCCTGAGCTCACTCCTTCTTTGGCAAGACTGGTGATACAGAAAGG AAAATCTCTATCCCTTCCAGTGAAATGGTTTGCCGTGGGGCAGTGTTGGCGGTATGAGAGGATGACGAGGGGGCGGCGTAGGGAGCATTACCAATGGAATATGGACATTATTGGTGTACATGAAGTTTCG GCTGAAGCAGAACTTATTTCTTCAATTGTCACTTTCTTCAAGCGATTAGGAATTACCGCATCAGATGTTGGATTTAAGGTTTCAAGTCGAAAG GTTTTGCAAGAAGTATTGAGGCATTACTCCATACCTGAAGCTTTATTTGGCAAGGTTTGCATCATCATAGACAAG ATAGAGAAGATTCCAGTGGATGATATAAAAAACGAGTTGAAATCTGCTGGTGTAtcggaagaggctattgagcAGTTATTGCAAGTTCTTTCCATAAAGTCTTTGACAAAGTTGGAAG AGATACTTGGAGATGCCGGTGAAGCAGTTGCTGATCTGAAGCAGCTATTCTCTCTTGCTGAGAAATTTGGTTATTCTGAATGGATTCAGTTTGATGCTTCTATTGTTCGTGGCCTTGCCTACTATACTGGTATTGTCTTCGAG GGTTTTGATAGAGGAGGAAAGTTGCGAGCCATTTGTGGTGGCGGGCGATATGACCGCTTGCTTTCTACTTTTGGTGGTGATGACATTCCTGCTTGTGGCTTTGGATTTGGTGATGCTGTCATAGTGGAA TTGCTAAAGGAGAAGGGTCTTCTGCCAGAACTCAGCCTGCAAGTAGAAAACATTGTGTGTGCTCTAGATCCTGGACTTCAAGGAGCCGCTGCCACAGTTGCCACCATACTCAGGGGAAAAGGTCAAAGTGTTGATTTAGTCTTGGAGAACAAACCGCTGAAATG GGTATTCAAGCGTGCAGCAAGAATAAATGCTAATAGGTTGATATTGGTGGGAGATTCAGAGTGGCAAAGGGGTATGGTGGGTGTGAAAATCCTTTCTTCCGGTGAACAACATGAGATCAAACTTGATGAACTAGAGTGA